A genomic region of Alligator mississippiensis isolate rAllMis1 chromosome 4, rAllMis1, whole genome shotgun sequence contains the following coding sequences:
- the MRPS33 gene encoding small ribosomal subunit protein mS33 — MSNLSNYALQMVRLSARIFGEVVSPTSNKSMKVVKLFSEQPVGKKKEVFDWYPPHYSYSGLMKQIRFLGLYRDEHADFQEEMKRLRKLRGKGKPMKGEGKRSIKKK; from the exons ATGTCCAATCTTTCCAATTATGCCTTGCAAATGGTCCGCCTGAGTGCCCGGATATTTGGAGAAGTTGTGTCACCCACAAGCAACAAGTCCATGAAAGTAGTGAAGCTATTCAGTGAGCAGCCCGTTGGCAAAAAGAAAGAAGTCTTTGATTGGTATCCTCCTCACTACAGCTATTCTGGGCTAATGAAGCAAATTCGTTTTCTCGGTCTCTACAG AGATGAACATGCAGACTTTCAAGAAGAGATGAAACGACTGAGAAAGCTCCGTGGGAAAGGAAAGCCCAtgaaaggagaaggaaagaggTCCATCAAAAAGAAGTAG